A window of the Desulfobacula toluolica Tol2 genome harbors these coding sequences:
- the csrA gene encoding carbon storage regulator CsrA, which translates to MLILSRRAGEKIKIGDNVVVSILGVEGGVVKIGIDAPREVTILRMEVWEQIKNENIDAAAKDITDITEAVDLFKKKLPGK; encoded by the coding sequence ATGCTTATCCTGAGCCGGCGGGCAGGGGAAAAAATCAAGATAGGAGACAATGTTGTTGTCAGTATTCTCGGGGTTGAAGGCGGTGTCGTGAAAATCGGCATCGATGCCCCAAGAGAGGTGACCATCCTTCGTATGGAGGTGTGGGAACAAATAAAAAATGAAAACATTGATGCTGCTGCAAAAGATATCACGGATATCACCGAAGCCGTGGATCTTTTCAAAAAAAAATTGCCTGGGAAGTAA
- the fliD gene encoding flagellar filament capping protein FliD, with protein sequence MATGSITSLGIGSGLDLQDILDQLKGVDETRITAKKNKKTQFQNQVDAYNTINAKLFSIKSDALNLSLASNFLDNSISVTDEDVISATVGDGYDESSYSVDVTQKAKRNSWESAAVGSKTDTMFTEPASGIADHDTTAVISQNEALTMYYGTYEGISTDNSIAAGTTDDTFAINGVNIGIVNISDKDSDNALVNAINFRTEEHGVTASVNDDGILTLKSADHSDIEVTMDAGTQAVFGGTGNMSNTGREQIDISLTPGMTLDEIADKVNNSSSNKDEKGNQLVNASFTRGDNGDYYIRLSPASGGNSADSEITVAGFDWVAADTTVAIGQDDSTMYLSVAPGTTYEEMTNLINGSKDNTGVTAAMIDNGDSTNPYQLTLTSDETGEDARISLANLAGLTQVTGAGAQSLNAEFTVNGISYSRQSNTSINDVITGVTFDLKNTGESTLNIDVNHDTVKEGILSMIEGFNDLVSYIKGTETETEDTSKTKDETEEDTDNPLDGSSSANRIIYQLKSLLTNTINLDTNYTSLTDLGLEISSTGTISIDEDTLDEAMAADPDAIKSLFLGNTDEEITGLADIINNAVTDMVSSTGIATTEIDEAEAKITRIDKDIETETQRLTKKYETMAREFARLDTYISQLNSQAGALTSMIDAFSKANEK encoded by the coding sequence ATGGCAACAGGATCAATTACATCTTTGGGAATAGGATCAGGCCTTGATCTTCAGGATATCCTTGACCAGCTTAAGGGAGTTGATGAAACCAGGATCACTGCCAAAAAAAATAAAAAAACACAGTTTCAGAATCAGGTAGATGCCTACAATACGATAAATGCCAAACTTTTTTCTATTAAATCTGATGCACTGAATTTATCCCTTGCATCTAATTTTCTGGACAATAGTATTTCCGTTACGGATGAGGATGTTATTTCCGCAACGGTGGGGGATGGCTATGATGAATCTTCCTACAGCGTTGACGTGACCCAGAAAGCCAAAAGGAACTCATGGGAGTCAGCCGCAGTTGGCAGCAAGACGGATACCATGTTTACCGAACCTGCATCCGGAATTGCAGACCATGATACAACAGCAGTGATCAGCCAAAATGAAGCGCTTACCATGTATTACGGCACTTATGAAGGAATAAGTACGGACAACAGTATTGCCGCAGGCACTACAGATGACACATTTGCCATTAATGGCGTTAACATTGGAATTGTGAATATCAGTGACAAAGATTCCGACAATGCCCTGGTGAATGCAATTAATTTTAGAACAGAAGAACACGGGGTGACCGCTTCCGTGAATGATGACGGCATTCTTACCTTGAAGTCTGCTGATCACAGTGATATTGAAGTGACCATGGATGCCGGTACCCAGGCGGTGTTTGGCGGGACAGGCAATATGTCGAATACCGGACGGGAACAGATTGATATCAGCCTGACCCCTGGAATGACCCTTGATGAAATTGCGGATAAGGTCAACAATTCTTCCAGCAACAAGGATGAGAAGGGGAACCAGCTTGTAAATGCGTCTTTTACCCGTGGTGACAATGGTGACTATTATATCCGTTTATCCCCTGCATCAGGAGGCAACTCTGCAGATTCAGAGATAACTGTTGCAGGATTTGACTGGGTGGCGGCAGACACAACCGTGGCCATTGGACAAGATGACTCCACCATGTATCTGAGTGTGGCCCCTGGGACAACTTATGAAGAAATGACAAACCTGATCAATGGTTCCAAAGACAATACCGGTGTAACCGCAGCAATGATTGACAATGGGGATTCAACCAATCCATACCAACTCACCTTAACCTCCGATGAAACAGGGGAGGATGCAAGGATAAGTCTTGCCAATCTGGCTGGATTGACACAAGTCACCGGGGCCGGGGCGCAATCTCTGAATGCTGAATTTACCGTAAATGGTATCTCATACTCACGGCAATCAAACACCTCAATCAATGACGTCATTACCGGCGTCACCTTTGACCTTAAAAACACGGGAGAATCCACCCTTAATATTGACGTAAATCATGACACGGTTAAAGAAGGCATATTGTCTATGATCGAGGGGTTTAATGACCTTGTTTCGTATATCAAAGGCACGGAGACAGAGACGGAAGATACATCAAAAACAAAAGATGAGACAGAAGAAGACACTGACAATCCCCTTGATGGCTCAAGCAGTGCAAATCGGATCATTTACCAGCTCAAGTCCCTTTTAACCAATACTATTAATTTAGATACCAACTACACAAGCCTCACGGATCTGGGACTTGAAATCAGCAGCACCGGCACCATCAGCATTGATGAAGACACACTTGATGAAGCCATGGCTGCTGATCCGGACGCCATAAAATCCTTGTTCCTGGGAAATACGGATGAAGAAATCACAGGACTTGCAGACATCATTAATAATGCCGTGACGGATATGGTCAGTTCAACCGGAATCGCCACAACTGAAATTGATGAAGCAGAGGCAAAAATCACACGGATAGACAAGGATATTGAAACAGAAACCCAGCGGCTGACAAAAAAATATGAAACCATGGCAAGAGAGTTTGCACGGCTTGATACCTATATCAGCCAACTGAATTCTCAAGCCGGTGCCCTGACCTCAATGATTGATGCATTCAGTAAGGCAAATGAAAAATAA
- the flgN gene encoding flagellar export chaperone FlgN — MEKFACKIEGMCREKLSFYKELKTVVEQEKKYIVDMDVDSLWKMADRKKQLAAKIEQIRDSMVMLLEDKNIPLKKEATVFSLSHVINCLPLSSKLKINLKKLENESDMVKKELASMASENKRYVNEYLSVINGIFTTITGSGNKEQYNNSGRVLNNKTGKYLIRAEV; from the coding sequence ATGGAAAAATTTGCCTGTAAAATAGAAGGGATGTGTCGGGAAAAACTGTCATTCTATAAAGAGCTGAAAACTGTTGTTGAACAGGAAAAAAAATATATTGTTGATATGGACGTTGATTCTCTTTGGAAAATGGCGGATAGGAAAAAACAGCTTGCCGCAAAAATAGAGCAGATAAGGGATAGCATGGTTATGCTTCTTGAAGATAAGAATATTCCTTTGAAAAAAGAAGCAACGGTTTTCAGTTTGTCTCATGTGATAAATTGTCTGCCGCTTTCTTCAAAGCTAAAAATAAATCTGAAAAAACTTGAGAATGAATCGGATATGGTCAAAAAAGAACTGGCAAGTATGGCATCGGAAAATAAACGATATGTCAACGAATACCTGTCAGTTATAAATGGCATTTTTACAACCATTACAGGTTCCGGCAATAAGGAGCAATACAACAACTCCGGCAGGGTTTTAAACAATAAAACCGGAAAATATCTCATAAGAGCCGAGGTTTAA
- the flgK gene encoding flagellar hook-associated protein FlgK yields MSGITSTLSIAKSAIAAQQYGLAVTGNNIANVNNPGYSMQNAVQLNRRPSLYAGFLFGTGVDTSQIQQNVDTLLENRLTDERSSQAAFEETESYMNILEGFFDENSDASITSIMNEFWNSWHDLSDNPLGSSERVSVYEKGSNFSTRLNKAGADLEGIGSDMNNEIDASLDQINSLSSQVADLNIQIAGLEANRSANDLRDQRNTLLNKLGTLINIDTFEQTNGSTIVNVANGLILVNGADNYELFRNEDRIMWQGSSRSNMDITDKISGGKLAGWLEIRDEIVPKFSNELDVLAREMIWAMNYQHSQGSGMEYFTGSVTGNYESDQSGLLSSYAFGDKIDYTKDFTLWTQDNSSVDTLYTKTEIDMGISEAKISNWQGTGQVQSSYKLTVMESATLGDKEVVQTDGSDLAAVQTSGIDVADALNSALAEQTITVNNGPSGTQIIEIKDTGGDAQRSAASIAEALSAIDGVDAYASKVSAEFDVSGITTAQDGDEVRFSLYVDGIVYDQRFTVDTDGGTIPLADAVAEQFENALRDAANSINDIRDDHDLFTSGLKITSSAGHTIGVQDFEVQDNTGVRLENFTGFDAGNTVTFTVASSTTTPVSIDLSSVDTNDQAVMATAFYNALTSALKDEPFTVAHDPSSNSVILRTTDGSGLTIKDGDNTVGANLDIIGLSGTNPALNNFLLDGSLDSDTFVSVASNGDTIDFTGQGTPDPPVPIEEISAAGVAAGVITGTVTVVMDPGMSLYSNVSGAGGLFDGNWAESGSSIMTLGGEDGFPGFSDVISFKVDGIDVSYDVATAGHTTELEFAQGLADALDGSVGGALPVADYKVVRNGKSVSIIKNKDLSDPIEITNFAESVSNDAKLAVRTGTGTGTSDPQNDFLQSGNIYRDFATASLFADEGIIKWEKYDADGIFTGDEGLINVEKEGTLSIVESGSPTLSFDISAGNLVAGNTLTVNTDAAGNTDPLDFTVSGAANNKNEIYKFTVTTGGKMGELAADEADTITVEWKTGTSSGMFELEGSDPVLTPGIPIEVEVDGMTLKFYDGTLFKNDAFTITTDASGIPVSTNDKGIATGELLSDWHWTLDSFAGQFNRQAGGMKASTTLDNQLKFEVSDDYHALTDVVCSGSNGFSEDNARITVSDWSAFNFSADDFKVVRSSTGEWSIVNDPTGGTASFIPDGGDDDGFGIDFSGNGLVDIEIAFTQKVSDQGFIQFDLAKRETENIGFAFSDDSVGASSGLLAAAGINTFFNGYDAGTMDMNKSLADTKYVAAARINSETGEIAQGDNTNALAMADVQYMDITMKQWDYDRGAGAVSSLTTTTLDGYYSTMTGSMGIIARRIQSSREFAEIMVNNLTEQRDSVSAVSLDEEMIKLMQYQHGFSAASKLLTVADEMLTTLINVI; encoded by the coding sequence ATGTCTGGTATAACCTCTACTTTAAGCATTGCCAAATCTGCAATAGCAGCACAGCAATACGGTCTGGCCGTAACAGGAAATAATATTGCCAATGTTAACAATCCTGGTTACAGTATGCAAAACGCTGTTCAGCTTAACCGAAGGCCATCACTTTATGCGGGATTTCTGTTCGGTACCGGTGTTGATACGTCCCAGATTCAGCAGAATGTTGACACACTTCTTGAGAACAGGCTGACGGATGAGAGATCATCCCAGGCTGCCTTTGAAGAAACTGAATCCTATATGAATATTCTTGAAGGTTTTTTTGACGAAAATTCCGATGCAAGCATCACCAGTATTATGAATGAATTCTGGAATTCCTGGCATGATCTTTCGGACAATCCCCTGGGGTCATCTGAAAGGGTTTCCGTGTATGAAAAAGGCAGTAATTTTTCAACCCGTCTGAATAAGGCAGGCGCTGACCTTGAAGGTATTGGATCAGATATGAACAATGAGATTGATGCAAGTCTTGATCAGATCAATTCCTTGTCCAGCCAGGTAGCAGACTTGAATATTCAGATTGCCGGCCTTGAGGCCAACCGGTCAGCAAATGACTTAAGGGACCAGAGAAACACGCTTTTAAACAAGCTTGGAACACTCATTAATATTGATACCTTTGAGCAGACAAACGGGTCAACAATTGTAAATGTTGCAAACGGTTTAATTCTTGTGAATGGCGCTGATAATTATGAGCTTTTTCGCAATGAAGACAGAATCATGTGGCAAGGTTCTTCCAGATCAAATATGGATATAACAGATAAGATATCCGGTGGAAAACTTGCCGGGTGGCTTGAAATCAGAGATGAAATTGTTCCCAAATTTTCCAATGAACTGGATGTCCTGGCCAGGGAAATGATATGGGCCATGAATTATCAGCACTCCCAGGGAAGCGGGATGGAGTATTTTACAGGATCTGTTACAGGGAATTATGAATCTGATCAAAGCGGTCTTTTATCCAGTTATGCCTTTGGTGACAAAATTGATTATACAAAGGATTTTACCCTTTGGACCCAGGATAATTCTTCGGTGGATACTCTTTATACAAAGACCGAGATTGATATGGGCATATCTGAGGCAAAAATTTCCAACTGGCAGGGAACCGGCCAGGTCCAGTCCAGTTATAAACTTACGGTAATGGAAAGCGCAACCCTTGGGGATAAGGAAGTTGTTCAGACAGACGGGAGTGATCTTGCGGCAGTACAGACATCTGGTATTGATGTGGCTGATGCCTTGAATTCAGCCCTTGCAGAGCAAACTATTACGGTTAATAACGGCCCTTCCGGTACACAAATTATTGAAATCAAAGACACGGGTGGAGATGCCCAAAGATCGGCTGCATCAATCGCAGAGGCACTTTCGGCAATTGACGGTGTGGATGCCTATGCGTCAAAAGTTTCAGCTGAGTTTGATGTCTCAGGAATTACCACTGCACAAGACGGTGACGAAGTCCGGTTTTCTCTTTATGTGGATGGTATTGTTTATGATCAGCGCTTTACAGTGGACACGGATGGGGGAACCATACCCCTTGCAGATGCTGTGGCCGAGCAGTTTGAAAATGCCCTGAGAGATGCGGCTAATAGTATCAACGATATAAGGGATGATCATGACCTTTTTACCAGCGGGCTCAAAATTACCAGCAGTGCCGGCCACACCATAGGTGTCCAGGATTTTGAAGTCCAGGATAATACCGGGGTTCGTCTGGAGAATTTTACCGGTTTTGATGCTGGTAATACGGTAACTTTTACCGTGGCATCAAGCACCACCACGCCTGTTTCAATTGATTTAAGTTCGGTGGATACTAATGATCAGGCTGTAATGGCAACGGCTTTTTATAATGCATTGACTTCAGCTCTTAAAGATGAACCGTTTACAGTGGCTCACGACCCGTCATCCAATTCGGTCATATTAAGGACCACAGACGGATCAGGCCTGACGATCAAAGACGGTGACAATACTGTAGGAGCAAACCTTGATATCATTGGACTTTCAGGGACAAACCCAGCACTGAATAATTTTTTGTTAGACGGTTCACTGGACAGTGATACCTTTGTCTCTGTTGCCTCAAATGGGGATACCATAGATTTTACAGGCCAGGGAACCCCTGACCCCCCTGTCCCCATTGAGGAGATCAGTGCGGCTGGTGTGGCGGCTGGTGTAATTACCGGTACGGTCACCGTTGTCATGGATCCCGGCATGTCCCTGTACTCAAATGTTTCAGGGGCAGGCGGGTTGTTTGATGGCAACTGGGCAGAATCCGGCAGCTCCATCATGACACTTGGCGGGGAAGATGGATTCCCCGGTTTTTCAGATGTTATATCCTTTAAGGTAGATGGAATAGATGTCAGCTATGATGTGGCAACCGCTGGCCATACAACTGAACTGGAGTTTGCACAAGGGCTTGCGGATGCACTTGATGGCAGTGTGGGGGGTGCGCTTCCTGTTGCTGATTATAAAGTTGTCAGGAATGGAAAATCCGTATCAATAATCAAGAACAAAGATTTATCCGATCCCATTGAGATCACCAATTTTGCCGAATCTGTTAGTAACGATGCAAAGCTTGCTGTCAGAACTGGAACTGGAACCGGTACAAGTGATCCTCAAAATGATTTTTTGCAGTCGGGAAATATTTACAGGGATTTTGCAACCGCTTCCCTGTTTGCGGACGAGGGCATCATAAAATGGGAAAAATATGATGCAGACGGTATCTTCACCGGAGACGAGGGGCTGATAAATGTTGAAAAAGAGGGAACATTGTCCATTGTTGAATCCGGATCTCCTACCCTTTCTTTTGATATTTCCGCAGGAAATCTTGTGGCAGGAAATACCCTGACCGTTAATACGGATGCCGCCGGTAATACCGATCCCCTGGATTTTACGGTATCCGGGGCTGCCAATAATAAAAATGAGATCTACAAGTTTACGGTAACAACTGGCGGAAAGATGGGGGAACTTGCTGCAGATGAAGCCGATACAATTACTGTTGAATGGAAAACCGGCACATCTTCCGGCATGTTTGAACTTGAAGGATCAGACCCTGTACTTACGCCGGGTATACCGATTGAAGTGGAAGTGGACGGCATGACCTTGAAGTTTTATGACGGTACCTTGTTTAAAAATGATGCCTTTACCATCACAACCGATGCGTCCGGAATTCCTGTTTCAACCAATGATAAAGGAATTGCCACAGGCGAACTGCTGTCCGACTGGCACTGGACTCTTGATTCCTTTGCCGGCCAGTTCAACCGGCAGGCCGGAGGAATGAAGGCCTCAACAACACTGGATAACCAGCTTAAGTTTGAAGTTTCGGATGACTACCATGCCTTGACCGATGTGGTGTGTTCCGGCAGCAACGGGTTCAGTGAAGATAATGCAAGAATAACGGTAAGTGACTGGAGTGCTTTTAATTTCAGTGCGGATGATTTTAAGGTGGTGCGTTCTTCAACTGGAGAATGGAGCATCGTTAATGATCCCACTGGCGGGACTGCTTCTTTTATACCGGACGGCGGGGATGATGACGGCTTTGGTATTGATTTCTCCGGGAACGGTCTGGTGGATATTGAAATCGCTTTTACTCAAAAAGTATCTGATCAGGGTTTTATTCAATTTGATCTTGCCAAACGGGAGACAGAGAATATCGGCTTTGCCTTTTCAGATGATTCGGTTGGCGCATCTTCAGGCCTTCTTGCCGCCGCAGGCATAAATACTTTTTTTAACGGATATGATGCCGGGACAATGGATATGAATAAAAGCCTTGCTGATACCAAGTATGTTGCCGCGGCAAGAATTAACAGTGAAACCGGTGAGATTGCTCAGGGAGATAACACCAATGCCCTTGCCATGGCTGATGTCCAGTACATGGATATTACAATGAAACAATGGGACTATGACCGGGGGGCAGGTGCGGTATCCAGTCTGACCACGACCACTCTGGACGGGTATTACAGTACAATGACGGGTTCCATGGGGATCATTGCCCGAAGAATTCAAAGTTCAAGGGAATTTGCCGAAATTATGGTGAACAATTTGACAGAGCAGAGGGATTCTGTATCGGCCGTCTCTCTTGATGAAGAAATGATCAAACTTATGCAATACCAGCATGGATTTTCAGCAGCATCAAAGCTTTTGACGGTTGCCGATGAGATGCTGACCACCCTGATCAATGTAATATAA
- a CDS encoding flagellar protein FlaG produces MNISHINTAPAPVEIKPVEQAMPASESNKIDAAEKINSPETKRQETKRQENDFSVEETKQLAEELNEFMDDLKTSLGFSIREDHRHQVIVEIKNRDTDELIKQIPSEELLAIKGKIEEFTGLIFNQKV; encoded by the coding sequence ATGAATATAAGTCATATAAACACTGCTCCCGCACCGGTGGAAATAAAACCGGTGGAGCAGGCAATGCCAGCATCCGAATCAAATAAGATTGATGCGGCAGAAAAAATTAACAGCCCGGAAACAAAAAGACAGGAAACAAAAAGACAGGAAAACGATTTTTCTGTTGAAGAAACAAAGCAACTGGCAGAAGAACTGAATGAATTCATGGATGACCTCAAGACAAGTTTAGGATTTTCCATAAGAGAAGATCACAGGCACCAGGTGATTGTGGAAATCAAAAACCGGGACACGGATGAACTCATCAAACAGATTCCTTCAGAAGAACTACTTGCAATCAAAGGAAAAATTGAAGAGTTCACCGGTCTTATATTTAATCAAAAAGTTTAA
- the flgL gene encoding flagellar hook-associated protein FlgL: MRVPNLSMYGNSTYRLGGITSNLQDANEVIATQKRINSLSDDPIGFSQVLGLKSSIGNLEQIEKNVSMGLSWLSGAESSLDSVNNLILDAKSQVSRLVNASMSSDERKNAIGSINSMIEQIVTFGNTRINGNYIFGGTDTDTPPLAYHADEDPPTVSYAGNHIPFSIKTDKNVTVPVGRDGKETFWEDKIKINSTNNTIIFKEDNGHGSASQIIMEATIDDGTYTTAQIETAVKNALNDVSSRDGYSVTYEVEYDEEQKAFSIREDGSYDGFVRTEFMWETGADAYISKISGSDSIDPDDINVTVVNSDALTFSTPEPHGTEPFRLTWQGDDTWEFDNNPGYTIIPATLSGTNDSVGIDLNESGFADITITLDNPVTATGQFIEFDIVSARGDHSIGHEIGFNKDNSIYAPPTSDTTAVFATNLIISIGINDTIEFEEIDSAGAKTVPPLSITIPNDNYTDMDSLAAVIESAIKMESQASGNNINYAVSYDAREGKFTIQEDGSSQNEFQILWSSSSAASVLGFYGDDKVGLSESDEPVVNITINSTNNKIDFREILKVKDGKAVDELTADIKQKTYTSHSELALEVEKALEEESYQNGNHIDYSVSWDSYTKNFTIKENGTELAGFDLLWQTGENAPVSAGGSGGSIGEILGFDIEDDIAAPIESDREVEWGIFNTLIDLNQYLEDNDLYGIERTLGRLDAHFDSMTSKIVDVGNKYNRLEIRDKITTENSLTLTQRKSTIEDADIVEAIMNLQAIETAYQASLSSTAKIMNLSLVDYL, from the coding sequence ATGCGGGTTCCCAATCTTTCCATGTACGGTAACTCCACATACCGCCTTGGCGGTATTACCAGCAATTTGCAGGATGCCAACGAAGTGATAGCCACCCAGAAGCGCATCAACAGTCTCTCGGATGATCCTATAGGGTTCAGCCAGGTGCTTGGTCTTAAAAGTTCGATCGGAAATCTTGAGCAGATTGAGAAAAATGTGAGTATGGGTCTCTCATGGCTTTCAGGCGCTGAAAGTTCCCTTGACAGTGTGAACAACCTTATCCTGGATGCAAAAAGCCAGGTGAGCCGATTGGTCAACGCATCCATGAGTTCTGACGAAAGAAAGAATGCTATCGGAAGTATCAACAGTATGATTGAGCAGATCGTTACTTTTGGAAACACACGGATTAACGGGAACTATATTTTTGGCGGCACTGATACGGATACCCCACCTTTGGCATATCATGCTGACGAAGATCCTCCAACTGTTTCCTATGCCGGCAATCATATCCCCTTTTCAATAAAAACAGATAAAAATGTTACTGTTCCGGTTGGTCGGGATGGGAAAGAAACCTTCTGGGAAGATAAGATTAAAATTAATTCAACCAATAACACCATTATATTCAAGGAAGATAATGGTCATGGGTCAGCATCACAAATTATTATGGAAGCTACTATTGATGACGGAACCTACACAACAGCTCAAATTGAAACAGCTGTGAAAAATGCTTTAAATGATGTGTCGTCCAGAGACGGTTATAGTGTGACCTATGAAGTTGAGTATGACGAGGAGCAAAAGGCGTTTTCCATCAGGGAAGACGGCTCATATGATGGATTTGTCAGAACGGAATTTATGTGGGAAACAGGGGCGGATGCCTATATCAGCAAAATATCCGGCAGCGATTCAATTGATCCGGATGATATCAATGTCACGGTCGTGAATTCGGATGCCCTGACCTTCAGCACTCCTGAACCTCATGGGACGGAACCTTTCCGGCTGACCTGGCAGGGAGATGATACCTGGGAATTTGACAATAATCCCGGGTATACCATCATACCGGCAACCCTGTCAGGGACAAATGATTCTGTTGGTATCGACCTTAATGAGTCAGGTTTTGCAGATATCACCATTACCCTTGACAATCCGGTTACAGCAACGGGGCAGTTTATTGAATTTGATATTGTATCTGCCCGGGGGGATCACAGCATCGGCCATGAAATCGGGTTTAACAAGGATAATTCAATATATGCGCCTCCAACCTCTGATACCACTGCTGTTTTTGCAACCAATTTAATCATCTCTATCGGGATAAATGATACCATTGAATTTGAGGAAATAGATTCAGCTGGTGCTAAAACAGTTCCTCCTCTTTCCATAACCATACCCAATGACAATTATACAGATATGGACAGCCTTGCCGCTGTGATTGAGTCGGCAATAAAAATGGAAAGTCAAGCCAGTGGAAACAACATCAATTATGCGGTTTCCTATGATGCCCGGGAGGGTAAATTTACTATCCAGGAGGACGGCAGTTCCCAGAATGAATTTCAAATTTTATGGAGCAGTTCTTCTGCTGCCTCTGTTTTGGGATTTTACGGGGATGATAAGGTCGGTTTGTCTGAAAGTGATGAACCCGTCGTTAATATCACCATTAACTCGACAAATAATAAGATTGATTTTAGGGAGATCCTTAAGGTAAAAGACGGTAAGGCAGTTGATGAACTGACGGCCGACATTAAGCAGAAAACATATACCAGCCATTCAGAGCTTGCCCTTGAAGTGGAAAAAGCCCTGGAGGAAGAATCTTACCAAAACGGCAACCATATCGATTATTCCGTCTCCTGGGATTCTTACACTAAAAATTTTACCATCAAGGAGAACGGAACCGAGCTTGCCGGGTTTGACCTGCTGTGGCAGACCGGAGAAAATGCCCCTGTTTCAGCAGGGGGATCAGGCGGAAGCATAGGGGAAATTCTCGGGTTTGATATAGAAGATGATATTGCAGCTCCGATTGAAAGTGACCGTGAGGTGGAGTGGGGTATTTTTAATACGCTTATTGACCTTAACCAATATTTGGAAGATAATGACCTCTATGGCATTGAACGGACTTTAGGTCGGCTTGACGCGCATTTTGACAGCATGACGTCAAAGATTGTGGATGTTGGTAATAAATATAACCGTCTTGAAATCAGGGATAAAATAACAACAGAGAACAGCCTGACTCTGACACAGAGAAAATCCACTATTGAAGATGCGGATATCGTAGAAGCCATCATGAACCTGCAGGCAATTGAAACCGCTTACCAGGCATCCTTGAGTTCAACGGCAAAAATCATGAATTTGAGTCTTGTGGATTATTTATAA
- the fliS gene encoding flagellar export chaperone FliS, whose product MAAYQQINTYLNNHYEGMDPEQLILLLFNGALSRLTLSREGIEEKNVQKKGENLSKAIAIISELNASVDSTMTDESTQFLRGIYKAILTELPNVTLNNDLKTLDRAQGYISRLKDIWETEVIAKQQVSPPEIAKNTVQKQAFSSAFNEDRPKKSFHAVCV is encoded by the coding sequence ATGGCAGCTTACCAGCAGATAAACACCTATCTAAACAATCATTATGAAGGCATGGATCCTGAACAATTGATACTTTTACTTTTCAATGGAGCCTTAAGTCGGCTGACTTTAAGCAGAGAAGGGATCGAAGAGAAAAATGTTCAAAAAAAAGGTGAGAACCTTTCAAAGGCCATTGCCATCATTTCCGAACTTAATGCTTCTGTTGATTCAACAATGACGGATGAATCAACACAATTTCTAAGGGGCATTTACAAGGCTATTCTGACGGAGTTGCCAAACGTCACCTTAAACAATGATTTAAAAACCCTTGACCGTGCCCAAGGCTATATATCAAGGCTCAAAGACATATGGGAAACCGAGGTCATTGCAAAACAACAGGTATCTCCCCCTGAAATTGCAAAAAACACAGTCCAAAAACAAGCTTTTTCTTCGGCTTTTAATGAAGATCGACCAAAAAAGAGCTTTCATGCAGTTTGTGTTTGA
- the fliW gene encoding flagellar assembly protein FliW, whose translation MKINTRRFGEIEIDADKILFMPEGLPGFPGFERFVLFEDPQSAPFCWFQSMEEPNLALVMLSPFVFKPDYEIDLKEFIVSRGWKDIQVDDLLVYVVINIFKGERGKRITANLMGPIIINSINNQAIQVVISDSTYSHQHNVIESS comes from the coding sequence TTGAAAATAAATACCAGAAGATTTGGTGAGATAGAAATTGATGCAGATAAAATTCTTTTTATGCCGGAAGGCTTGCCAGGATTTCCAGGGTTTGAGCGTTTTGTCCTTTTTGAAGATCCCCAATCAGCACCTTTTTGCTGGTTTCAGTCCATGGAAGAGCCTAATCTGGCCCTTGTCATGCTGAGTCCGTTTGTTTTTAAGCCTGATTACGAGATTGATCTTAAGGAATTTATCGTTTCAAGGGGATGGAAAGATATTCAGGTTGATGATCTGCTGGTTTATGTGGTGATTAATATCTTTAAAGGAGAGAGAGGCAAGAGAATAACTGCGAACTTAATGGGCCCGATCATTATAAATTCAATAAACAATCAGGCCATTCAGGTTGTGATATCTGATTCAACCTATTCCCATCAACACAATGTTATAGAATCTTCCTGA